A DNA window from Planctomycetota bacterium contains the following coding sequences:
- a CDS encoding biotin attachment protein, whose amino-acid sequence MDVDPAPAGTSPAEHLLVVPDLGLGDGQVLVSLWLVPEGAAVSEGDRIVELVAGGATLDLEAPVSGWLVHQCVDEDAVVAPGDVLAAFRGAAGAAP is encoded by the coding sequence ACCCGCCGGCACCTCCCCGGCCGAGCACCTCTTGGTTGTGCCCGATCTCGGTCTCGGCGACGGGCAGGTGCTGGTGTCGCTGTGGCTCGTGCCCGAAGGGGCCGCGGTCAGCGAGGGAGACCGGATCGTCGAATTGGTGGCCGGCGGCGCGACGCTCGACCTCGAGGCACCGGTGTCGGGGTGGCTGGTGCACCAGTGCGTCGACGAGGACGCCGTGGTCGCCCCGGGGGACGTGCTGGCGGCGTTCAGGGGCGCTGCGGGGGCCGCCCCGTGA
- the lnt gene encoding apolipoprotein N-acyltransferase, with amino-acid sequence MTAPVSPADAAGTGPWTARWLALAGAVSMFLVQPPADLWMLAWVAPFPWLWLVRSRGAIPWGTLFVAGWLHWMLTLHWLRLPHPATSLGWIALSAYLGCSLPLFVAAARRMTGAWGWGLVVAAPVAWVGLEQARGWILGGFTLGALGHTQWRVLPLLQVADLFGACGVGGLVMAVAAALATALPAPPGCGSAPRHPAGTLRVLAGAGTLLGLAMAYGGWRLATEPAAIGAARSCLDVLLVQGSIDTELKHDPEAAGEVLEHYDGLTRAGLAEDDRLPDLIVWPETMWRYGLVDIDPAERLPDAVVDRVLGPATEPPSAALDQRRQRECREAIETERRAALASYARRYGTTWLVGVDRQEVDPRLPAGARYFNTAVCLDGTGRIRARYDKMHRVMFGEYVPLADRIPWLQRLTPLPAGLTAGREPVAVDLEGCRIAPTICYETTLPEAIRAIVNRLAAAGGRPDVLVNLTNDGWFWGSSELDMHLTSAVFRAVEVRTPLVVAANTGFSAVIDGAGRIRARGPRRATATLRAVVATDGRESPWLTWGSVPTGVTVAILAVALTGCFREWLRRDPAAAREAGTAGPGPLQTR; translated from the coding sequence GTGACCGCTCCCGTCTCCCCCGCCGATGCGGCCGGCACCGGCCCGTGGACGGCGCGGTGGCTGGCGCTCGCCGGCGCCGTGAGCATGTTCCTCGTCCAGCCACCGGCTGATCTGTGGATGCTGGCCTGGGTGGCACCGTTCCCGTGGCTGTGGTTGGTCCGCTCCCGGGGGGCGATTCCCTGGGGCACGCTGTTCGTTGCGGGATGGCTCCACTGGATGCTCACGCTCCACTGGCTGCGGCTGCCCCATCCGGCGACGTCGCTGGGCTGGATCGCGCTGTCGGCGTATCTGGGGTGCTCGCTGCCGCTGTTCGTGGCCGCCGCCCGCCGCATGACGGGAGCCTGGGGCTGGGGGCTGGTGGTGGCAGCGCCGGTAGCCTGGGTCGGCCTCGAGCAGGCGCGCGGCTGGATCCTCGGTGGGTTCACGCTCGGGGCCCTCGGCCATACACAGTGGCGCGTCCTGCCGCTCCTCCAGGTGGCCGACCTGTTCGGTGCCTGTGGCGTCGGTGGCCTGGTGATGGCCGTCGCCGCGGCGCTGGCGACGGCGCTGCCGGCACCGCCCGGGTGCGGCTCGGCACCGCGGCACCCCGCCGGCACGCTCCGGGTGCTGGCCGGTGCCGGGACACTGCTCGGCCTGGCGATGGCCTACGGCGGGTGGCGGCTGGCGACGGAGCCGGCGGCGATCGGCGCGGCGCGGTCCTGCCTCGACGTGCTCCTCGTCCAGGGATCGATCGACACCGAGCTCAAGCACGACCCCGAAGCCGCCGGCGAGGTGCTCGAACACTACGACGGTTTGACGCGCGCGGGCCTCGCCGAAGACGACCGGCTCCCCGACCTGATCGTCTGGCCGGAGACGATGTGGCGCTACGGGCTGGTCGACATCGATCCGGCCGAACGTCTCCCCGACGCCGTCGTCGACCGCGTCCTCGGACCGGCCACGGAACCGCCATCGGCCGCGCTCGATCAGCGACGGCAGCGCGAATGCCGCGAGGCGATCGAGACCGAGCGGCGCGCGGCGCTGGCGTCCTACGCCCGGCGTTACGGGACCACGTGGCTGGTCGGGGTCGACCGCCAGGAGGTCGATCCCCGCCTCCCGGCCGGGGCCCGGTACTTCAACACCGCGGTGTGTCTCGACGGCACGGGGCGGATCCGGGCCCGGTACGACAAGATGCATCGGGTGATGTTCGGGGAATACGTCCCGCTGGCGGACCGGATCCCCTGGCTCCAGCGGCTCACCCCTCTCCCGGCTGGGCTGACGGCCGGCCGTGAGCCGGTGGCGGTCGATCTGGAGGGGTGCCGGATCGCGCCCACGATCTGTTACGAAACCACGCTCCCGGAGGCGATCCGCGCGATCGTCAACCGGCTCGCGGCCGCTGGAGGTCGCCCCGACGTGCTCGTCAACCTCACCAACGACGGCTGGTTCTGGGGGTCGAGCGAACTCGACATGCACCTCACCAGCGCCGTCTTCCGGGCGGTCGAGGTCCGGACGCCGCTGGTGGTCGCCGCCAACACCGGGTTCTCCGCGGTGATCGACGGTGCCGGCCGGATCCGGGCCCGGGGCCCGCGCCGGGCGACCGCCACCCTCCGGGCCGTGGTGGCCACCGACGGGCGTGAAAGTCCCTGGTTGACCTGGGGGAGTGTGCCGACCGGGGTGACCGTGGCGATCCTGGCAGTCGCCCTGACCGGGTGTTTCCGGGAATGGCTGCGGCGGGATCCGGCGGCGGCGCGGGAGGCTGGAACGGCGGGTCCCGGGCCGCTCCAGACGCGTTGA
- a CDS encoding zinc-dependent peptidase, producing the protein MLFSWLRSRRRRALATVPFPAEWERLLVAGVRQVAWLPPDDGQLLRGMVAVLLAEKRFEGCGGLEVDDEIRVVTAGQMALTALGLSVDLFDRLGSVLLYPGDFKAPRAESLGSGVDIEWRQPLEGEVSTTGAMALSWPRVRAGGRLRDGARALVIHETAHLLDGLDGEIDGAITGGGGRWEEQFAVCREHYAEVLDEGRAVPFDDYATTSPAEFFAVASECFFQDPHPLWRFDHTLYDVLAMAWRQDPRRRVPVSGGARRGG; encoded by the coding sequence ATGCTTTTTTCCTGGCTCAGGTCCCGGCGGCGTCGTGCCCTCGCCACGGTGCCGTTTCCCGCCGAGTGGGAGCGGCTCCTGGTCGCCGGCGTGCGCCAGGTGGCCTGGCTGCCGCCCGACGACGGCCAACTCCTCCGCGGCATGGTGGCGGTCCTCCTCGCCGAGAAGCGATTCGAGGGGTGCGGCGGGCTCGAAGTCGACGATGAGATCCGGGTGGTGACCGCCGGGCAGATGGCCCTGACGGCGCTGGGGCTGTCGGTCGATCTGTTCGATCGGCTCGGGTCGGTGCTCCTCTACCCGGGCGACTTCAAGGCCCCGCGCGCCGAGTCGCTCGGAAGCGGTGTCGACATCGAATGGCGCCAACCGCTCGAAGGGGAGGTCTCGACCACCGGGGCGATGGCCCTCTCCTGGCCACGCGTCCGCGCCGGGGGCCGGCTGCGCGACGGCGCCAGGGCGCTGGTGATCCACGAGACGGCGCACCTTCTCGACGGACTCGACGGGGAGATCGACGGCGCGATCACCGGGGGCGGTGGTCGCTGGGAGGAGCAGTTCGCTGTCTGCCGCGAACACTATGCGGAAGTACTCGACGAGGGGCGTGCGGTGCCGTTCGATGACTACGCCACCACCAGCCCCGCGGAGTTCTTCGCCGTCGCCAGCGAATGCTTCTTCCAGGATCCCCATCCACTGTGGCGGTTCGACCACACGCTGTACGACGTGTTGGCCATGGCGTGGCGCCAGGATCCGCGCCGCCGCGTGCCGGTCAGCGGGGGCGCTCGTCGCGGTGGCTGA